In Janthinobacterium agaricidamnosum NBRC 102515 = DSM 9628, the DNA window TCGCTGAATTGCGAAAACATCCGCTTGCCCTTGCTCGTCACGGCTGGAAATACTTCGCCAAACACCTGATCGCCTTCATCGGTCAGGCGGACGAAGTAAGAACGTTTGTCGCGCGTGCAGCGTTGACGGCTGATCAGCCCCTTTTGTTCCAGCCGCTCGACCACCCCGGTCAGGGTGCCCTTGGTAATCAGGGTTTTCTGGCCCAGTTCCTTGAATGTCATGCCGGGTGTATTGCCCAGCGTGGCAATGATGTCGAATTGCGCGTGCGTCAAGCCGAACTTTCGTACATACTCGCCCGCGAAGCGCTCGAAGCCTTGCATGCACTCCGCCAGCAGCCGGATACTTTTTAGATATCGTTCACCCATAGGACGTGATTATATCCCCAGCGCCCTTATTTTTCTGCCGCGCCCGCTGGTGCGCCGGGTAACATGGCGACTGTTGCCGTATGTGCATGATTGTATCGGCACGATCCCTCCAGCCCATTCCTGAGACCCTGAAATGAAACATCAGTTCCGCGGTATTGTTGCCCTGCTTGTCGTCACCTTGGTGTGGGGCACCACTTTCCCGACCATGAAAGGCTTGACCGCACACTTTTCGCCCGTCGTCATCATCATGCTGCGCTTCGGCGTGGCGGCGCTGGTGCTGCTGCCGTTCCTGTGGCGCGCCACCCGCGCCGATTGCCGCTCCGGCGCACTGCTGGGGCTGGTGTTGTTTATCAGCTACGTTTTTCAGGTCGAGGGCTTGGCGCTGACCAGTTCCAACCGCAACGCCTTCATCACCGGCCTGAATGTGCTGGTGGTGCCGCTGCTCGGTTACCTGGCCGGCCACAAGCCGGGCCGCCACATGGTGGTCGCGTTGCTGCTGGCCGTCGGCGGCCTGTTCGCGCTGTGCGCCGACGGCGACGCCAGCTGGGGCAATGGCGAAACGCTGGCCTTGCTGGGCGCGTTTTTCTGCGGCCTGTATGTGCGCATGATGGAGACCGCGACCCGCCAGGCCAGCCGGCTGATGACGCTGACCGTGATGCAGATCGCCACTGTGGCGGTGTGCGCCGCGCTGTGGCTGGTCCTGGGCGGCGCCGGCTTCGGCGAATCCGGCGTTGGCGCAGCCGCGGTGCGCGAACATGCCGACAAATTCATCTACCTGGGCGTGGTCTGCACGGCGGCCATCATTTCACTGCAAACCTGGGGCCAGCGCCACAGCAGCGCCAACGAGGCGGCGGTGATTTACGCCTTCGAACCGGGCGCGGCGGCGTTTTTCGCCTATTTCTGGCTGGGCGAGGTGATGACCTGGCAAGGCTGGCTCGGCGCGGCACTGCTGATCTCCGGTATGATAATGAGCCAATGGAATGCGTCGCGTCCGGCCGGCGCGCTGGTGCCGGAGTGATGCGCGCTTTCTTTTCCGACCCCTCATGTTGATAACCAGACAGATGCCCGTGCGCGCTTTCGATGTCATTCGCTAATCTCTCCCGCATCGGGCTGGACAAGCCCTTGCGTTTCTTGCTGATCAATGCGGGAACTGCCGATACGGCCGACTCGATCAGCTGGGCCGGGCTGGTGCAGCCGCTGCGCCTGTGCGCCCGCGAGCTGGGGCCGGAGGTGCTGCGGCTGGAAGTGCGCACCCCGGAACAGCTGGTGGCCGAAACGCCCGGCCACTGGCATGTGGCGCTGCTGGTGGCCGATGAAACCCAGGCCGCCCTGCGTCCGGAACTGTGCCGCGCGGTGATCGAACGCTGCCGCGCCGCGCCGTTCTGGGGCGGCGTCGGCGCCGGCGTGCTGTGGCTGGCCAGCGCCGGCGTGATGGACGGCGTGCGCATCGCGCTGCCGTGGGCGCTGTACGCCGATGCCGAAGCGCGGGCCGAGCGCGCCATCCTGACGCCGCATCTGTTCGACATCGATGGCCAGCACCTGACTTGCTGCGGCGGCGCCGCCAGCATCGACTTCGCGCTGACGCTGATCGAGACCATCTTCGGCGCCGACGTGCAAGCCCATGTCAAGGAAGCGCTGTGCGTCGACCGGGTGCGCGGCAAGGAAGAGCGGCAGCGGGTCGCGTTGCAGGCGCGTTTCGGCGCGCTGCAGCCGAAACTGTCGGAAGCGGTGACGCTGATGGAAGCGAATATCGAGGAACCGCTGTCGACCGACGACATCGCCAACCTGGTCGGCCTGTCGCGGCGCCAGCTGGAGCGGCTGTTCAAGCAATACCTGGGCAGTTTGCCATCGCGCTATTACCTGGAATTGCGCCTGCAGCGGGCGCGCCAGTTGCTGCTCGATACCCACTATTCGATCGTGCAAGTGGGCCTGATGTGCGGCTTTTCATCGGGCTCGCATTTTTCGACCGCCTTCGGCGCGCTGTTCGGCAATACGCCGCGCGAAGAGCGCCAGCGCAAGCTGCTGCCATCGAATTAAGCTTTTGGCAGCTTTTTAGGCAGCGCATGCCGGTGAAAAATGAAAAACCTTGTCGCAGATTCAAAAGAGTTTTAGCATCCCCCTTTTTATAATGCAGTACACGCGCAGCCGCCATGGCTGCGATGGTCCTGTACCCTAACATTGATGGGAATGCCATGAACGCCAAGCTTGATTCGACTGTCGCCACTCGTCCAGTCACCAGAGACACTTTCGATGCCGTACTGGTTCCAACCTACGCGCCAGCCGCGATGGTGCCGGTGCGCGCCGCCGGACTGGATCTCTGGGACCAGAACGGCAAGCATTACCTCGATTTCACGGCCGGCATCGCGGTCACCGCACTGGGCCATTGCGCGCCGGTGGTGGTCGACGCGCTGACCAGGCAGATCAACACCCTGTGGCACCTGGGTAACGGCTACACCAACGAACCGGTGCTGCGCCTGGCGCTGGCGCTGACCGAAGCGACCTTCGCCGACCGCGCGTTCTTCTGCAATTCCGGCGCCGAAGCGAATGAAGCGGCGCTGAAACTGGCCCGCAA includes these proteins:
- a CDS encoding MarR family winged helix-turn-helix transcriptional regulator produces the protein MQGFERFAGEYVRKFGLTHAQFDIIATLGNTPGMTFKELGQKTLITKGTLTGVVERLEQKGLISRQRCTRDKRSYFVRLTDEGDQVFGEVFPAVTSKGKRMFSQFSDDDFSKLEQTLSDLKDVIDAGGCCKKACKRDAPGTDKK
- a CDS encoding DMT family transporter; translated protein: MKHQFRGIVALLVVTLVWGTTFPTMKGLTAHFSPVVIIMLRFGVAALVLLPFLWRATRADCRSGALLGLVLFISYVFQVEGLALTSSNRNAFITGLNVLVVPLLGYLAGHKPGRHMVVALLLAVGGLFALCADGDASWGNGETLALLGAFFCGLYVRMMETATRQASRLMTLTVMQIATVAVCAALWLVLGGAGFGESGVGAAAVREHADKFIYLGVVCTAAIISLQTWGQRHSSANEAAVIYAFEPGAAAFFAYFWLGEVMTWQGWLGAALLISGMIMSQWNASRPAGALVPE
- a CDS encoding GlxA family transcriptional regulator, translating into MSFANLSRIGLDKPLRFLLINAGTADTADSISWAGLVQPLRLCARELGPEVLRLEVRTPEQLVAETPGHWHVALLVADETQAALRPELCRAVIERCRAAPFWGGVGAGVLWLASAGVMDGVRIALPWALYADAEARAERAILTPHLFDIDGQHLTCCGGAASIDFALTLIETIFGADVQAHVKEALCVDRVRGKEERQRVALQARFGALQPKLSEAVTLMEANIEEPLSTDDIANLVGLSRRQLERLFKQYLGSLPSRYYLELRLQRARQLLLDTHYSIVQVGLMCGFSSGSHFSTAFGALFGNTPREERQRKLLPSN